Part of the Halomarina litorea genome is shown below.
GACGAACACGTCCTCGTCCTCGCGCGGTTCGACCCAGCGCGCCTCCAGCCAGACGACGAACGCGCCGTCGAGGTGCGCCTCCACCCGGTAGCGCTCGCCCTCGACGGTCCGCGAGCCACGCCCCCGGACGCGCAGGAGGCGCTTCCCGTCGCGGTCGACCGTCGAGAGCGTCGCGTTCGTCACGTCGAGGTAGCGGCCGACGGCCCGCCCCGCCTGCTGGGCGTGGGTCCCCGACCAGTTCCGCCACCGGGCGACGGTGCCTCGCTCGTACCGTGCGGTCCCGTTCTCGACGGTGCGGACGTAGCGCGTCGTCCCGTCGGCGTAGACCGCGGTGCGCTCCTCCCGGTCGAGGCCGTGTCCCAGCCACGCCCGCCTGACGACGCTGTCGTGGCGGTACAGTCCGGGACGGCGCACCCGGACGGACTCCTCGTGGCGCACGACGGGGAGGGCGTGTGAGTCACGCGCCCGCGCCTCGACGAGTTCGAGGGTGTAGGATCGACCGCTCAGTTCTTCGGCGTGCGCGCGCCCGAGCGCGCGGGTGTCGGTCACACCCGACGGTTCGACCCCCGCCGGCAGCGTCCCCTCGAACCCCGGAACCGCGGGGTCGTCCGCCGGGACGGGCGCCGGCGTCACCGTCGGGTCGGGGTTCACCGGCCCGAGGCCGCTACACCCCGCGAGGAGGAGGCTCGCGACGAGGGCGACGACGGCGGCCGGGTGCATACTGGTCGCTACGGCGGGCAGGTGCTAAAGCGCTGGCACCCCCTCCCCTGTGGTCCCGAGACTGCATCCTTTTTAGCCGACGACCCCGCACTCTCCCCCAATGAGCGACTCCGAACACGACTACGAGGCACTCGGCCTCGTGGCGGGGCTGGAGATCCACCAGCAACTCGACACCGCCACGAAGCTCTACTGCGGGTGCCCGACCGAGCGCCGGGAACCGGAGGAGGCGGTCCGGACGCTCACCCGCTACCTGCACCCCACCCGCTCGGAACTCGGCGAGATAGACGACGCCGCACTGGAGGAGAGCCGCGTCGACCGCGAGTTCGAGTACCTCGCGTTCGACACCACCTGTCTGGTCGAGGAGGACGACGAACCGCCCCACCGACTCGACGACGAGGCACTGGAGGTGGCCCTCGAAATCGCGCAGTTGCTCGACGCCACGCCCGTCGACACGGCCCACGTCATGCGGAAGATCGTCGTGGACGGCTCGAACACCTCGGGGTTCCAGCGCTCGTCGCTGGTCGCCACCGACGGCCAGATAGAGACGAGCGAGGGGCCGGTCGGCATCGCCGACATGCTCTTGGAGGAGGAGTCGGCGGGCCGCGTCGACGAGACCGACGAGGGGGTCGTCTACTCGCTGGACAGACTGGGCATCCCGCTCATCGAAATCGGCACGGACCCGGACATCCGCTCGCCCGAACAGGCCCGCGAGGCGGCGGCGCAGATCGGGATGCTCCTGCGTTCGACCGGGCAGGTCAAACGCGGGCTGGGGACCATCCGGCAGGACGTGAACATCTCCATCGCGGAGGGCGCCCGCGTCGAACTGAAGGGCGTCCAGAGCCTCGACGACATCGACGACATCGTCCGCAACGAGGTCGCCCGACAGGTCGCCCTCGTGGACATCCGCGACGAACTCGCGGAGCGAGGGGCGAGCGTCGGCGACCCCAAGGACGTCACCGACGTGTTCACTGATTCCGAAAGTGGCATCATCGCCTCCGCGAACGCCGTCCTCGCCGTCCCGCTCTACGGGTTCGACGGTCTCGTCGGTCGGGAGATTCAGCCCGACCGCCGACTGGGGACCGAACTCTCCGACCACGCCAAGCGCTCGGGCGCGGGCGGCATCTTCCACACCGACGAACTGCCCGCCTACGGCGTCACCGAGGGGGAAGTCGACGCCCTGCGCGACGCGGTGGGTGCGAGCGAGGAGGACGCCGTCGCCCTCGTCGCCGCCTCCGCGTCGGTCGCCGAGAGCGCCATCGACGCCGTCGTCGAACGTGCCGAGGCGGCCATCGCGGGCGTCCCCGAGGAGACGCGTGGCGCGAACGATGACGGCACCTCCCGGTACCTCCGACCGCTCCCCGGCGCGGCCCGGATGTACCCCGAGACGGACGTCCCGCCCGTCGAACTGGACATGACCGAGGTGGAGACGCCGGAGCTGCTCACCGAGAAGGTGGCGCGCTACGCCGCCGAGTACGGCCTCGACGAGGGCCTCGCCGAGCAGGTGGCCTACGGCCGCCGGATGCCCGTCTTCGAGGCGGCCGTCGACCGCGGCGTGGACGCCACCCTCGCCGCCGGCACCGTCGAATCGACGGTGACGGAACTCCGACGCGACGACGTGCCCGTCGGGAACCTGCGCGAGGAACACTTCCTCGCCGTCCTCGACCGCGTCGAGTCCGGTGACCTCGCGAAGGAGGGCGTCGGGGAGGTCCTTCGCGTCCTCGCGGAGAACCCCCACCTGTCGGCGGAGGAGGCCGCCGAGGAGGCCGGACTGGGCGGCGTGGACGACGAAGAGGTCCGTGCCACCATCGTCGAGGTGGTGGAGCGAAACGAAGAACAGGTCGAGGAGCAGGGCATGGGGGCGTTCTCGGCGCTGATGGGCGAGGCGATGGGCGCACTCCGCGGGAAGGCGGACGGAGAAGTCGTCAGTTCCGTCCTCCGCGAGGAGATACAGAAGCGCGCCTGAATCCGACTATTCCCCTTCCTCTCGGTCGCCCGGCAACCCGTACCTGAGGCCGTCCTCCGCCTTCCGGAAGACGCCTCGAAGCGTGCTGACCTCCCGCGTCGTCGGGTGGGCGCGCCCGAGCAGTCGTCGGAACAGGCGTTCGGTCTTCGGCCGGCGCGAGTCCTCGTGTCGGAGGGCGTCGAGGAACGAGGCGAACTGGTCGTGCAGGCCCTCGATGTCGCCTTCCGGAGCGCGTTCGATGGCGTCGGGCAGTTGGGTCTCCTCGACGGTCAACTCGCGGAGTTCGTAGAGGACCACGGTGGCCGCCTGTCCGAGGTTGAGGACGGGGTACTCGGCGCTCGCGGGGATGGCGCACACCTCGTCGATGCGTTCGAGTTCCTCGTTGTGCAGGCCGACGCGTTCGCGCCCGAAGACGAGGCAGGTGTCCGTCTCCACCCCCCGAAGCGACTGGGCGAGGTCGGCGGGCGTCGTGAAGGGATAGCGGATGTGTCGGCGGTGGTCCTCGTTGGTCGTCGCCGTCGTTCCGACGGTGTGGTAGTGCTCGACGAGGTAGTCGAAGCTCACCTTGCGGGCGTTCGGGAGGACGTCCTCGCGGGCGTGGCCGGCGAAGCCGTACGCCTCGCCGTCCGGGTCGAGTTCCGGCGGGTCCACGAGGAGGAGGTCCTCGAACCCGAAGTTCTTCATCGCGCGGGCGATGGTGCCGACGTTGCCCGGCGTCTCCGCGTCCACCACGGCGACCGAGATGCTCATCGGTGCGGGTTGCCGGCCGAGGGGGAAAAGCGGCGCGTCTCGCCGCGCTCCGGGTCGTTCCCGGCGACCCGGTCGAGCGTCAGATGTCGAGGTCCGAGAGGTCGATGTCCAGCGCCTCGCGCTCCTCGTCGGTCATGTCGGCGAGTTCCTGTTCGAGGTCCGGGAGGTCCTGACTGGGGTCCGGCTGGACCACCGAGTCGGGGTCGGTGTCGACGTGGTCCATCCCGCCGTAGTCCTCCGGTGCGCGCCCGCCGTCGTCGAACCACTGGTGGAAGGCGTTCTGCATGAGGCGGTTGCCCGCGAGGTCGCTGCCGTCCTCCTCACGGAACCAGTAGAGGAAGTCCGCCTCGTGGTCGTTACAGAGGAGGACCTCGCCGAGGGGTTCGCCGTAGACCACGCGAGCCTGCTTCGAGCGTTCCTTCTCCTCCTCGCCGTGAATCAGCCAGCAGGCGTCACAGGGTTTGTTCACGAGCGTCGCCAGTCGCGCGATGCGCTCGCGGGCCTCCTCCGGCATCTGCGCGAGCGGTCGTATCGCCCCGTCGTCGTCGAGGACGGCCTCCTCGTCGAAGCGCCACCCCCGGAGACCGATGCTGACCTTCGCCATACCCGAGCTATCCGTCGGGGCGTGAAAAGGACCCCGTTCCTCGGACCCGGTGCGTGTTGACACAGTGTATTTACGTTCGGATAATCGAGTGAAACTATCACACCCATCACACACCCATGACGGGCACAGACGACCACGAGGTGGCGGCCGCGGTCGACCACCTCGGAGCGCCTCCCCAGTTCGCACCGCTCGCCCGCAGCGGCCTCGACCTCCTGCCCACCGAACTCGCCATCGTCGACGCCTCGGGCACTATCGTCTACACCAACCGCGCGTGGCGGGCGTTCGGCGAGGCTAACGACTTCGACGACGCCGACTGCATCGGCGTCAACTACCTCGCCGTGTGTGACGCCAGCGACGACGACCGGGCGGCCGAGGCGGCGACGGGCCTCCGTGCCACGCTCGCGGGCGACCGACACGACTTCTCGCTCGGCTACCCGTGTCACGGCCCCGACGAGCACCGCTGGTTCACCATGCGGGCGGTGCCGTTCGCCCACGAGGGCGAGCGCTTCGCGCTCGTCGTCCACCTCAACGTCACCGACCAGAAACTCGCCGAACTGCGCGTCCGCCGGCGCTCGGAGGACTTCCGGACGCTCGCGGCCGTCGGCGACCTCGTGCGCGACGTCGTCCGGTCGCTCCTCGACGTCGGGTCCCGGACGGCCGTCGAGGAACTCGTCTGCTCTCGCCTCGGCGAGTCGTCGTTCTACGAGGGCGTCTGGACCGTCGAGCGCGACGTCTCCGACGGCGGGTTGACCGTCCGCACGGGGCCGGACCTCTCTGTGGCCGAGCGCTCGGGCGTCGAGTCGCTGACGTCGACCGCTGTGGCGGACAGCGGCGTCGGGGCCGCAATCGAGGCCGGGGGCCCCGCCGTCAGGCGCGACCCGTCCGACCCCGTCCTCGGGGCGCTGGACACCGACGCGTACCTCGCCGTGCCCATCGTCAACCGCGGGAGCACGTTCGGCGCGCTGGTCGTCCACCCCCCGTCGGCGTCCGAGTACCAGCGCACCCGCTTCGACGACTGGGAGGCGGCGGCCCTCGGCGCACTGGGCGAGACGATGGGGTACGCCACCGCCGCCATCAGGAGCCAGAAGCTCCTCGCGGGCGATGCCGTCCTCGAACTGGAGTTCGGCGTCGCCGACGAGTCCTCGTTCCTCGCGTGGGTCTCGGGACAGGCCGACTGCACCGTCAGCCTCGACGGGTTCGTCCCCGTCACCCGTGGGGCGGCCGTCGCCTACCTCGCCGTCTCGGGAACCGAACCCGAACGGTTCGTCGCCCTCGCAGAGGAGTCGCCCGCTGTCGACAGCGTCCGGCACGTCACGGAGCGCGGGGACGTCCACCTCTTCGAGTGCGCGCTCGAGCGCTCGCCGCTCGTGGAACTCGCCACGCAGGGGGTGAACGTCCGCTCGGCGACGGCGAGCGACGGCGGCCTCCGCACTGTCGTCGAGGCGGAACCGAACGCGGACGTCCGGGCGCTAACGAACGCCCTGGCCGCCGCCTACCCGGACTCGAACCTGCTGGCGCGGCGCGACCGCGACCGGGCGGCGGACACGAACCGGGCCGACCCGGCGGAGGACGCGGGCCTCACCCACCGCCAGTCGGAGATGGTGGAGGCGGCCTACCGCGCCGGCTACTTCTCGTGGCCGCGCGAGAGTTCCGGCGAGGCCATCGCCGCCTCCTTCGACATCTCTCCGCCCACCTTCCACCAGCACCTGCAGGTGGGGTTGAACAAGCTCCTCGGGTCGCTGTACGAGGCGTCGGAGGAGTAGTCCCACCGGTCCCGGCCAGGTCGGGCCGTCGGTTCAGGCGTGGTCTTCCGCGAACATGTGGACGCCCTCGACCGTCGCCAGACAGGACATCGTGACGTCGAGGTGTGCGGCCGGCCGCACGTCGCCCGTCTCCGGGTCGTAGTCGACCACGTCGGCGTCGTCCAGTGTGGGGAGGTGGACGTGGTGGAGGGACGTCTCGAGGTGACGGTCTTCCTCCTCGTCACCCGTCCCCATCGCGCTCACGAGGTCCGTCCGGTCGACGTCCTCCTCCTGGTCGACGAGCCAGCGGACGATGCGACGGCGCTCCTCGTCGGCGAGGACGTCGAACAGACCGTCGAGGCCGAGCGACGGCTGGACCGGCTCGTCGGTGGAGGGCGACGGCGTCGTGTTTCCGCGCGGTTCCACGTCAGTTCGCGTGCCACGTCCCGACATTCGACTCTCGCTACTCTGGAGAGTGAGATAGCAGTCCCGCCCAAAGGATTAGGGAATTTCCGATTACTGTCCTCAGTGTGTGAAAATCGCCAGCCTGGAGGTCTCTGTCGGCGATATCACTCGCTCGTGCCTTCTGTCGGCCGTTCGAGGGCGCGAAGGCGGTCGACCCGCTCCCCGGTCGGGGGTGGGTCGCGAGGACGCGCGCCCGGCCGGGAGCCAGAACCCCCGCCCCCGAACTCCCGTCGGTGGCCGGTTCCGCGATGGCGAGGGTGGCGAGGTGCGAGCGTCGCCACCAGGACGGTCGAAACGGAGTCGAGGAGCGCCGCAGCCATCTCTCTCTAGAGGGAACGGTCGGGGGACCAGGCCACTCTCGATGTCGGCCCCGACCGACGAGTCACGGGCCCGCGGCGTCGTTCGACAGGCGGCGAAGGCGGGCGATCCGCTCGTCGGTCGGTGGATGAGTCGCTCGCAGAGGCCGGAGGTAGTTCACGGTCACGTACCGTCGGAGGCGGCGGACCGGGTGTCTGATGCTCCACGCGATGGGCCGACGCTTCTCCCACGTGAGCTTCGGGCCGGGGTCGTCCTCGGGTGCCGGGACGACCGAGAGGGCGGCGAGTCCCTCCTCGCGCGCGTCGAGTTTCGGAGCCGTAGTGGCGTCGTGGGCCAGCGTTTCCAGCGCACTCGCGAGGGGTGCGGGGTCGCCGAGGAGCGCCGTCGCCCCCCGGTCCGCGGCGAGTTCACGGCTCCGGGACAGCGAGGCGACCAGCGTCCGCCCGCCTGCCCAGAACAGGAACGACCCGATGGCGACGCCGACGAGCGCGAAGTGGACGCCGGCAGTGCTCTGGAGCACGTGTGCGAGTTTCCGGGCGCTCGCAAGCGGTAGCTCCACGAGGGTCATAACTGCCGCGTCGCGGTTCTTCACGTGGGCGAGTTCGTGGGCGACGACGGCCTCTAGTTCCCGGTCGTCGAGTGCGTTGAGCAGCCCCGTCGAGACCACGAGTTCGGCGTCGTCCGTCGAGAGCCCCGTCGTCATCGCCAGCGGCGTCTCGCGGTCTGCGACGTACACTGCCGGCACTGGGAGGTCGGCGGCCTGTGCGAGTCGCGTGACCGTCGCGTGGAGGGCGGGGAACTCCCCCGGCCCGACCCGCTCGGCGTCGAACGTCTTCGCCGCGTCCTGCCGGAGGGCGCGCCGGAGCAGGACGCCCCCCGAGACGAGGGTCGCCACCGCCCCGACGGCGACCAGTGCGGGCGTCGGGACTGCGAGGCCGACGGCGCCGGTGAGCCACGCCAGCCCCCACGCGAGCAGGAGCGCGATAGCGGCACCGAAGGCGAGTGTCAGCGCGGCGAGGGCGAGGAGGGTCAGCGCCATCCGTCGCCGGAGGGAGGGGTCCGGGGACCGGTTCATACTTCGACGTACCCGGGCACCGACATAACGGTTCGGCTCACTACCGTTCGTTCGCGCGTTCGAGCGCCCGGAGACGGGCGAGTCGCTCGTCGGTCGGCGGGTGGGTGTGATAGACCTTCCGCGCGAGCCAGCGTCGTTCGTAGGCGAACAGGTCGTCCCCGTCCACCGCCGCTCCCGCGTCCGTCGGGAGGATGGAGAGCGCCGCGGCCACGTCGCTGCGGTGTCGGCCGTCGCGTGCAGGTCGCCGGGAGCGCGCCGAATCGAGCGTCCCGAGCGCACTCGCGAGGGCCGACGGGTCGCCGGTGATGGCGACGGCACCCCGGTCCGCGGCCACCTCGCGGGCCCGCGACAGCGAGGCGACCAGCGCGCGGCCGAGGACACCCGTGGTCGCCCCGACGAGGTAGACCAGCAACGACGCGGCGTCCTCGTCGGCCGCCTCCCGGTCGGCGAGCGCCCTGGCCCCGGCGACCGGGAGCGAGGCGAGAGTCATGACCGCGGCGTCGCGGTTCTTCACGTGGGCGAGTTCGTGGGCGACGACGGCCTCCAGTTCCCGGTCGTCGAGGGCGTCGAGCAGCCCCGTCGAGACGACGAGCGTCGTCGTCTCGGGACGGTAGCCGACCGAAAGCGCCTCCGGCGCGTCCACGGGACGGACGCGGACGCTCGGCGCGGGGAGGCCCGCCTGCTGGGCGCACCGTCCCACGAGGGGTGCGAGTCGCGTCCGTTCGGCCCCGTCGGGGCGACGGGCGTCCAGCGACGCGAGGACCATCCCGTCTCCGCGGAACTCCCGCACGACGAGTCGAACGGTGGCGACGAGGAGCGTGAGGGCGGCGAGGAGCACCGCCACGCCGAGGGCGGCGGCGGCCACTCCGCCGGGGACCGCAGCGAGGGAGTAGCCGAGGGCGTCCGCGAGCAGTCCTCCCGCGAACGCGAGGGCGGCGAGGAGGAGCAGGGAGGCGACGACGAGGAGGACGAACGCGCTCCCGGCGAGCAGCGCCGCTACCCCCGCGAGGAGGACGAGCGTGAGCGCCATCCGCGCCTGCAGGCCTCGGTCCGGTCGCCAGTACACGAGTCAGAATAGTTCGAATCCGTGAATAACCCTTCGCCGATCGCACCGGCTATGAGTCGCCCACCCCTCCAGTCCGGTATGCGAAACGTGGACGCGGCGGGCCTCGGCATCGGCGACGACCACCCACCGCGCATCATGGGTGTGCTCAACGTCTCCGCCGAGTCGCCGTACAAGCCGAGCGTCTTCGACGACCCGGGCGAGGCGGCGCAGTTCGTCGACGAGTCGCTCGTCGGCGAGGGGGCCGACATCGTGGACGTGGGCCTCGAATCGGCGAACAAGCGCTTCGAGGTGCTCTCGGCGGAGGGCGAACTCGAACGCCTCGACACCGCCGTCGAGACCATCGAGTCGGTCTCCGGCGACCCCGTCTTCTCCATCGAGACGCGCTACCACGAGGTGGCCGAGGCCGCCCTCGACCGTGGGTTCGACATGGTCAACGACATCTGTGGGTTCGCCGACCCCGAGATGCCCCGCGTCTGCGAGGAGTACGACGCCGCCGTCGCCAAGATGGCCTCGCCGCCGGACCTCGAACGACCCGGCGCGGTCGAGGAAGTCGACGACATCTACGACGCCCTCTCGCTCAACGGCTTTACGGACAAGACCATCGTGGACCCCGCCTTCGGCGGGTGGTCCGAGGACAAGACGCTCGCACACGACCGCGAGACGTTCGAACGTCTCCGGGAGTTCCGCGGCCTCGGACGGCCCATCCTCGTCTCCATCAACCGCAAGAACTTCCTGCGCGACATCGCGGGGCGCGACACCGAGGGGGCGCTGCCCGTCTCGCTGGCCGCCACCGCGATGGCCGTCGAACGCGGCGCGCACGTCGTCCGCACGCACGACGTGGCCGAGACGCGCGACGCCGCCCTCGTCGGGGAGGCGTTCTCGCGTCACCGGGTCCGCGACCCGACCGTCGAGGAACTGGACGTGACGACCGAACGCGAGGCCGAACGCCACCTCGACCGGGTCGGCGGCGACTCCGACGCGGCGGCGCACGCCGTCACCCGCGTCTTCGAGGTGACGGGACTCACGGCCGACGAGCGAGAGACGCTCTCGGCGCTGGCTGTCGAACACGGGGCGCGGTACGTGCCCGGCGAGCGGGGCGGCCTGCTCGTCGGGACGCCCGGCGCGCTCCGGGGACTGTCCCGTGACCTCCCCGACGCACTGGATGCCCTGTCCGGGGTGCTCCGCGAATCGGTCGAGTGAGTGCCGTTCGCACGAGGAGTCGCGTCATACGTCCGTCCGACAAACACTCAGCAAGTAAGAGAAAACTTATGCCGCACCCGCCGGAACCGAAGGATGCGAGCCGGTCGGTCACACGGGTAGGGGTACTCGTGACCGCCCGGCCCATCGATATTTGTTCCCGATAGCATGCACTACACAGCGTGGGAACCCGTCTACGAGGCGATTCTGGCCGACTTCGGCTTCGGGCGGGCGGCCGACGAACGCGCCCGCGACCGGCTCGCCGACCTGACCAACGCGTTCGATAAGGAGCGCTTGCAGGGGCTAAACGGGTCGTTCGTCGCCGTCGTCGGGGCCGCTCCCTCCCTCCCCGAGGACCTCCCGCTGGTCCGCGAGGCGGAGTACGTCGTCGCCGCCTCCGCGGCCGCGGATGTCTGTCTCGATGCCGGTATCGACGTGGACCTGATGGTGACGGACCTCGACAAGAACCCGGGGACCGCCGTGGAGCTGACCCGCGAGGGCGTCCCCGTCGCCGCCCACGCCCACGGCGACAACCTCCCCGCCGTCGAGGAGTGGGTCCCCCGTATGGACGGGGAGTGGGTCCTCCCGACGACGCAGGCCGAACCGGTCGGCGGGGTCGAGAACTTCGGCGGGTTCACCGACGGCGACCGGGCGGCGTTCCTCGCGGACCACTTCGGCGCACGGGAACTCGTCTTCCCCGGGTGGGACTTCGACGACCCGAGCGTGGACCCCACGAAACACAGGAAACTGGTCTGGGCCGAGCGGTTGCTCCGGTGGCTGGAACTCCGCCGCGGGGAGGCGTTCGCCGTCCTCGACGGGCGGCGCGACGGTATCGACCTCGGGTGGCTTCCCTGATCAGGGAACGAGGACGACCTTCCCGCTCGACTCGCGGTTCTCGATGTACTCGTGGGCCTCGGCGGCGTCCCCGAGGTCGAACGTCTCGCCGACGATTACTTCGAGGGTACCGTCGGCCAGCATCTCCGTCAGGGGTCCGACGGCCTGCATGACCCGCTGTGGGTCGCGGGCCATCCCCTGCCCGAGGTGGTAGCCGATGACACGCTGGTTGTTGAACAGGAGAGTGGCGGTGTCGGGGTGGCCCGGTTCGCCGCTGGCCGCGCCGTAACTGACCATCCGCCCGAAGTGCGTGAGGCAGGTGAGGCTCTCCTGGGTCGTCTCGCCGCCGATGCCGTCGAGGACGAGGTCCACGCCGTCGCCGTCGGTGAGGTCGTTCACCCGCGCGGCGAAGTCCTCCTCGGTGTAGTTTATCGGGTGGTCCAGTCCGAGGTCCGAGGCGAGGTCGAGTTTCTCACGACTGCTCGCGGTGCCGAACGTCTCCGCGCCGGCCTCACGCGCTATCTGGACGGCGGCGGTCCCGACGCCCCCTGCGGCGGCGTGGATGAGGACCGACTCGCCCTCCTCCAGTCCGCCCCACTCGTGGAGCACGTTGTGCGCGGTGAGGAACTGGACGGGAAAGCCGGCGGCCTCCTCGAAGGACATCGACTCGGGGACGTCGAACAGGCCGCCCGCGTCCGCGACGGCGTACTCGGCGTAGCCGCCGCGCCCGACCAGCGAGACGACGCGCTCGCCTTCCTCGCGGTCGACGCCCTCGCCGACGGCGTCGACGACGCCCGCGACCTCCATCCCAGGCACGTACGTCGGTTCCGGGCCGCCGTGGTAGTGGCCCCGCCGCTGCATGATGTCGGCGAAGTTGACGCCCGCGGCCCGCACCTCGATGCGGACCTGCCCCTCGCCGGGGTCCGGCACGTCCCGGTCCACGACGTTCATCGTCTCCGTCCCGCCGAACTCCGTGATCTCGATGGCTCGCATACGCGATGGTCGGACCGCGGTGAGATAAAAGCGGGCGACGCGGCTATCCCGACCGCCTCCACGATCCCCGTGTGACGCGCTAGACTTAACCACCCGGCGACCCCGACGTGAGCGTATGACACACGACTGCTCGTTCCTCGAAGACCTCGACGTCGCCGTCTCCTTCGAGGAGGGCGACCGGACCGACCACTCGGCAGACTGGGGGACGGAGGGGAGCGACCGCGCCGTGGTGCCGGACGCCGTCGTCCGTCCCGAGACCACGGAGGAGGTCTCGCGCGTCCTCGCGGCCGCCGACGAACGCGGCGTTCCCGTGACGCCCTACGCCGCCGGGACGAGTCTGGAGGGTAACGCCGTCCCCGCCCACGCGGGCGTCAGCATGAACCTCATGGAGATGAACGAGGTGCTGGACGTGCGCCCCGACGACTTCCAGATAGACGTCCAGCCGGGCGTGATGGGCTCGGCGGTGAACGAGGCGGTCGAGGGCCACGGGCTGTTCTTCCCGCCGCTTCCCTCCTCGGGCAACCTCTCGACCATCGGCGGGATGATCGCGAACGCCGCCAGTGGGATGCAGACCGTGAAGTACGGCGAGGTGGGTGACTGGGTGCTCGAACTCGAAGCGGTGCTCGCCGACGGGTCGGTCGTGAAGGCGGGGAGCAAGG
Proteins encoded:
- a CDS encoding dihydropteroate synthase, which codes for MRNVDAAGLGIGDDHPPRIMGVLNVSAESPYKPSVFDDPGEAAQFVDESLVGEGADIVDVGLESANKRFEVLSAEGELERLDTAVETIESVSGDPVFSIETRYHEVAEAALDRGFDMVNDICGFADPEMPRVCEEYDAAVAKMASPPDLERPGAVEEVDDIYDALSLNGFTDKTIVDPAFGGWSEDKTLAHDRETFERLREFRGLGRPILVSINRKNFLRDIAGRDTEGALPVSLAATAMAVERGAHVVRTHDVAETRDAALVGEAFSRHRVRDPTVEELDVTTEREAERHLDRVGGDSDAAAHAVTRVFEVTGLTADERETLSALAVEHGARYVPGERGGLLVGTPGALRGLSRDLPDALDALSGVLRESVE
- a CDS encoding M48 family metalloprotease, producing MYWRPDRGLQARMALTLVLLAGVAALLAGSAFVLLVVASLLLLAALAFAGGLLADALGYSLAAVPGGVAAAALGVAVLLAALTLLVATVRLVVREFRGDGMVLASLDARRPDGAERTRLAPLVGRCAQQAGLPAPSVRVRPVDAPEALSVGYRPETTTLVVSTGLLDALDDRELEAVVAHELAHVKNRDAAVMTLASLPVAGARALADREAADEDAASLLVYLVGATTGVLGRALVASLSRAREVAADRGAVAITGDPSALASALGTLDSARSRRPARDGRHRSDVAAALSILPTDAGAAVDGDDLFAYERRWLARKVYHTHPPTDERLARLRALERANER
- a CDS encoding RNA methyltransferase; this encodes MSISVAVVDAETPGNVGTIARAMKNFGFEDLLLVDPPELDPDGEAYGFAGHAREDVLPNARKVSFDYLVEHYHTVGTTATTNEDHRRHIRYPFTTPADLAQSLRGVETDTCLVFGRERVGLHNEELERIDEVCAIPASAEYPVLNLGQAATVVLYELRELTVEETQLPDAIERAPEGDIEGLHDQFASFLDALRHEDSRRPKTERLFRRLLGRAHPTTREVSTLRGVFRKAEDGLRYGLPGDREEGE
- a CDS encoding 6-hydroxymethylpterin diphosphokinase MptE-like protein, whose translation is MHYTAWEPVYEAILADFGFGRAADERARDRLADLTNAFDKERLQGLNGSFVAVVGAAPSLPEDLPLVREAEYVVAASAAADVCLDAGIDVDLMVTDLDKNPGTAVELTREGVPVAAHAHGDNLPAVEEWVPRMDGEWVLPTTQAEPVGGVENFGGFTDGDRAAFLADHFGARELVFPGWDFDDPSVDPTKHRKLVWAERLLRWLELRRGEAFAVLDGRRDGIDLGWLP
- a CDS encoding DUF7344 domain-containing protein, with translation MSGRGTRTDVEPRGNTTPSPSTDEPVQPSLGLDGLFDVLADEERRRIVRWLVDQEEDVDRTDLVSAMGTGDEEEDRHLETSLHHVHLPTLDDADVVDYDPETGDVRPAAHLDVTMSCLATVEGVHMFAEDHA
- a CDS encoding M48 family metallopeptidase; translated protein: MNRSPDPSLRRRMALTLLALAALTLAFGAAIALLLAWGLAWLTGAVGLAVPTPALVAVGAVATLVSGGVLLRRALRQDAAKTFDAERVGPGEFPALHATVTRLAQAADLPVPAVYVADRETPLAMTTGLSTDDAELVVSTGLLNALDDRELEAVVAHELAHVKNRDAAVMTLVELPLASARKLAHVLQSTAGVHFALVGVAIGSFLFWAGGRTLVASLSRSRELAADRGATALLGDPAPLASALETLAHDATTAPKLDAREEGLAALSVVPAPEDDPGPKLTWEKRRPIAWSIRHPVRRLRRYVTVNYLRPLRATHPPTDERIARLRRLSNDAAGP
- a CDS encoding bacterio-opsin activator domain-containing protein produces the protein MTGTDDHEVAAAVDHLGAPPQFAPLARSGLDLLPTELAIVDASGTIVYTNRAWRAFGEANDFDDADCIGVNYLAVCDASDDDRAAEAATGLRATLAGDRHDFSLGYPCHGPDEHRWFTMRAVPFAHEGERFALVVHLNVTDQKLAELRVRRRSEDFRTLAAVGDLVRDVVRSLLDVGSRTAVEELVCSRLGESSFYEGVWTVERDVSDGGLTVRTGPDLSVAERSGVESLTSTAVADSGVGAAIEAGGPAVRRDPSDPVLGALDTDAYLAVPIVNRGSTFGALVVHPPSASEYQRTRFDDWEAAALGALGETMGYATAAIRSQKLLAGDAVLELEFGVADESSFLAWVSGQADCTVSLDGFVPVTRGAAVAYLAVSGTEPERFVALAEESPAVDSVRHVTERGDVHLFECALERSPLVELATQGVNVRSATASDGGLRTVVEAEPNADVRALTNALAAAYPDSNLLARRDRDRAADTNRADPAEDAGLTHRQSEMVEAAYRAGYFSWPRESSGEAIAASFDISPPTFHQHLQVGLNKLLGSLYEASEE
- the gatE gene encoding Glu-tRNA(Gln) amidotransferase subunit GatE yields the protein MSDSEHDYEALGLVAGLEIHQQLDTATKLYCGCPTERREPEEAVRTLTRYLHPTRSELGEIDDAALEESRVDREFEYLAFDTTCLVEEDDEPPHRLDDEALEVALEIAQLLDATPVDTAHVMRKIVVDGSNTSGFQRSSLVATDGQIETSEGPVGIADMLLEEESAGRVDETDEGVVYSLDRLGIPLIEIGTDPDIRSPEQAREAAAQIGMLLRSTGQVKRGLGTIRQDVNISIAEGARVELKGVQSLDDIDDIVRNEVARQVALVDIRDELAERGASVGDPKDVTDVFTDSESGIIASANAVLAVPLYGFDGLVGREIQPDRRLGTELSDHAKRSGAGGIFHTDELPAYGVTEGEVDALRDAVGASEEDAVALVAASASVAESAIDAVVERAEAAIAGVPEETRGANDDGTSRYLRPLPGAARMYPETDVPPVELDMTEVETPELLTEKVARYAAEYGLDEGLAEQVAYGRRMPVFEAAVDRGVDATLAAGTVESTVTELRRDDVPVGNLREEHFLAVLDRVESGDLAKEGVGEVLRVLAENPHLSAEEAAEEAGLGGVDDEEVRATIVEVVERNEEQVEEQGMGAFSALMGEAMGALRGKADGEVVSSVLREEIQKRA